From Daphnia pulicaria isolate SC F1-1A chromosome 11, SC_F0-13Bv2, whole genome shotgun sequence, the proteins below share one genomic window:
- the LOC124315344 gene encoding actin-like protein 6B has translation MSGGVYGGDEVGALVFDIGHYALRAGYAGEDSPKAQIPSVVGVLEQASSVEMMDVDRIKEAAPASEKKYFIDTVALNVAKQDLEIVGYLKDGMIEDWDIFEKILNYTYAKCIKSESEFHPVLMSEAPWNTRAKREKLTEIMFEKYNVPAFYLVKNAVLAAFANGRSTGIVVDSGSTHTSAVPVYDGYVLSQGIVKSPLGGDFLTMQCKQLLEGKDIEVVPPYMIAAKEAVKDFEKPKWTRKSNLPEVTKSWHNYMMKEVIRDFQSTALQVADAPYDEETVSTIPMVHYEFPNGYHQDFGCERFKIPEALFDPSSIKGVGNTMLGVGHVVTTSVGMCDIDLRPSLYGNVIVTGGNSLLLGFSDRLNRDLSAKTPQSMRLKIISASGSGERRFGAWIGGSILASLGSFQQMWISKQEYEEGGKTQVERKCP, from the exons ATGAGTGGAGGAGTATATGGTGGAG ACGAAGTTGGAGCACTCGTTTTTGACATCGGTCATTATGCATTAAGAGCCGGTTATGCAGGAGAAGATTCTCCTAAAGCTCAAATTCCCTCAGTAGTTGGTGTACTTGAACAGGCTTCATCGGTTGAAATGATGGATGTTGACAGAATTAAAGAAGCAGCTCCAGCAtctgaaaagaaatatttcattgaTACAGTGGCATTAAACGTGGCCAAACAAG aCTTGGAGATTGTTGGCTACCTGAAGGATGGTATGATTGAAGATTgggatatttttgaaaaaattctgaattaTACGTATGCCAAATGCATAAAATCGGAATCAGAATTTCACCCAGTTTTAATGTCGGAAGCACCt TGGAACACTAGAGCAAAACGGGAAAAGTTAACTGAAATCATGTTTGAAAAGTATAATGTCCCAGCATTTTACCTCGTCAAAAATGCAGTCTTGGCTGCATTTGCAAATGGAAGAAGCACTGGAATTGTTGTTGATAGTGGTTCAACTCACACTTCTGCTGTACCAGTTTATGATGGTTATGTTCTGTCTCAAG ggATTGTCAAGTCACCCCTTGGAGGAGATTTTCTTACAATGCAATGCAAGCAGCTACTTGAAGGCAAAGACATAGAAGTTGTTCCTCCATACATGATTGCTGCCAAAGAAGCTGTCAAGGATTTCGAAAAACCTAAATGGACGCGAAAAAGTAATTTGCCAGAAGTCACCAAGTCATGGCATAACTATATGATGAAg GAAGTCATAAGGGATTTTCAATCGACAGCTCTTCAAGTGGCTGATGCGCCTTATGACGAAGAGACGGTATCTACAATCCCAATGGTTCATTACGAATTTCCGAACGGATATCACCAG GATTTTGGCTGTGAGCGTTTTAAGATTCCAGAAGCTTTGTTTGATCCTAGCTCAATCAAAGGTGTGGGAAACACAATGCTTGGCGTTGGTCATGTAGTGACGACCAGCGTTGGTATGTGCGACATTGATCTTAGACCG agcTTGTACGGTAATGTTATCGTTACTGGCGGAAACTCACTACTTTTAGGCTTCTCTGATCGTTTGAACAGAGATTTATCAGCTAAAACACCTCAG AGTATGAGACTGAAAATCATCAGCGCTAGTGGATCTGGTGAGCGTAGATTTGGTGCCTGGATCGGAGGTTCAATATTGGCTTCGTTGGGATCCTTTCAGCAAATGTGGATTTCTAAGCAAGAATACGAAGAAGGTGGCAAGACACAGGTGGAGCGTAAATGTCCGTGA
- the LOC124315347 gene encoding E3 ubiquitin-protein ligase RNF103-like isoform X2, whose translation MIWAKSGVYILSSSHRNYYLDKVYPSRANDTKSFLVHTLQTNYSGSCLEKTSAYPDAFGCDALPTKEDFLASSPSEIKAQVILKSDLLKFSSMLINALTILDIVLSRRTKPWRFLLRVLYRVGRSNLKWGLLWAAFQLWSHFEGDKATDIIEIDIEKLPFATAVSQMQQIWIALQSYPMLLALTFFIYNLAVSWIVHLLKRRNDNHNVMTANETDVRQVTTNVTNGATNVRRRILSRWSLLIDCLFRPLSFDTAHSLMDFELDENVEQLIERLALPNLWLTPTVPTDYLKYLPVWRFEGCIAGESLRLDYSSAQSYADAAADNCHSVANRLWNDDQPPSTMKWIPSADCAICLDKYRVTVDVCGLPCGHQFHHNCIMVWLQRDNHHCPICRWPAYQNKHLSI comes from the coding sequence ATTATCTTGACAAGGTGTATCCATCTCGAGCGAATGACACGAAATCCTTTTTAGTTCACACACTCCAAACCAACTACAGTGGATCCTGTCTAGAAAAGACGAGCGCCTATCCAGATGCTTTTGGGTGCGATGCTCTGCCGACgaaagaagattttttagCTTCGTCACCCTCCGAAATCAAGGCCCAAGTGATATTAAAAAGCGACTTACTAAAATTCAGCTCTATGCTCATAAACGCCTTGACAATCCTGGACATTGTACTCAGCCGGCGCACTAAACCTTGGAGATTTCTACTGCGCGTTTTGTACCGCGTAGGCCGGTCGAACCTTAAATGGGGATTACTTTGGGCGGCTTTTCAGCTTTGGTCCCATTTTGAAGGTGACAAGGCGACCGACATCATTGAAATTGACATTGAGAAGTTGCCATTTGCCACAGCCGTCAGTCAGATGCAACAGATATGGATCGCCCTTCAGTCCTACccgatgctgttggcattgaCCTTTTTCATTTACAACCTTGCCGTGAGCTGGATCGTCCATCTACTGAAACGCCGGAATGATAACCACAACGTCATGACCGCCAACGAGACTGATGTTCGTCAAGTGACCACTAACGTTACCAATGGCGCCACAAATGTCCGACGACGAATATTATCTCGATGGTCGCTACTGATCGACTGTCTTTTTCGACCCCTGTCCTTCGACACGGCTCACAGTTTAATGGATTTTGAACTTGACGAAAATGTTGAGCAATTAATTGAACGCCTTGCATTGCCTAATTTGTGGCTGACACCGACCGTGCCAACGGATTACCTGAAATACCTCCCTGTTTGGCGTTTTGAAGGCTGCATTGCTGGAGAGTCTCTTCGGCTGGATTATTCATCTGCCCAGTCTTACGCCGATGCAGCAGCAGATAATTGTCATTCCGTTGCAAATAGACTGTGGAATGATGACCAACCCCCGTCGACCATGAAGTGGATTCCGAGTGCGGATTGCGCCATTTGCTTGGACAAATACCGCGTCACTGTTGACGTGTGCGGTCTACCGTGCGGTCACCAGTTTCATCATAATTGTATTATGGTCTGGCTGCAGCGAGACAATCATCATTGTCCGATTTGCAGATGGCCGGCTTATCAAAACAAACACCTTTCTATTTGA
- the LOC124315347 gene encoding E3 ubiquitin-protein ligase RNF103-like isoform X1, with protein MASKVLRCFLLIFFIFAYCHSVTWYQQVFASKQQSAIVCNHPDYLDKVYPSRANDTKSFLVHTLQTNYSGSCLEKTSAYPDAFGCDALPTKEDFLASSPSEIKAQVILKSDLLKFSSMLINALTILDIVLSRRTKPWRFLLRVLYRVGRSNLKWGLLWAAFQLWSHFEGDKATDIIEIDIEKLPFATAVSQMQQIWIALQSYPMLLALTFFIYNLAVSWIVHLLKRRNDNHNVMTANETDVRQVTTNVTNGATNVRRRILSRWSLLIDCLFRPLSFDTAHSLMDFELDENVEQLIERLALPNLWLTPTVPTDYLKYLPVWRFEGCIAGESLRLDYSSAQSYADAAADNCHSVANRLWNDDQPPSTMKWIPSADCAICLDKYRVTVDVCGLPCGHQFHHNCIMVWLQRDNHHCPICRWPAYQNKHLSI; from the coding sequence ATTATCTTGACAAGGTGTATCCATCTCGAGCGAATGACACGAAATCCTTTTTAGTTCACACACTCCAAACCAACTACAGTGGATCCTGTCTAGAAAAGACGAGCGCCTATCCAGATGCTTTTGGGTGCGATGCTCTGCCGACgaaagaagattttttagCTTCGTCACCCTCCGAAATCAAGGCCCAAGTGATATTAAAAAGCGACTTACTAAAATTCAGCTCTATGCTCATAAACGCCTTGACAATCCTGGACATTGTACTCAGCCGGCGCACTAAACCTTGGAGATTTCTACTGCGCGTTTTGTACCGCGTAGGCCGGTCGAACCTTAAATGGGGATTACTTTGGGCGGCTTTTCAGCTTTGGTCCCATTTTGAAGGTGACAAGGCGACCGACATCATTGAAATTGACATTGAGAAGTTGCCATTTGCCACAGCCGTCAGTCAGATGCAACAGATATGGATCGCCCTTCAGTCCTACccgatgctgttggcattgaCCTTTTTCATTTACAACCTTGCCGTGAGCTGGATCGTCCATCTACTGAAACGCCGGAATGATAACCACAACGTCATGACCGCCAACGAGACTGATGTTCGTCAAGTGACCACTAACGTTACCAATGGCGCCACAAATGTCCGACGACGAATATTATCTCGATGGTCGCTACTGATCGACTGTCTTTTTCGACCCCTGTCCTTCGACACGGCTCACAGTTTAATGGATTTTGAACTTGACGAAAATGTTGAGCAATTAATTGAACGCCTTGCATTGCCTAATTTGTGGCTGACACCGACCGTGCCAACGGATTACCTGAAATACCTCCCTGTTTGGCGTTTTGAAGGCTGCATTGCTGGAGAGTCTCTTCGGCTGGATTATTCATCTGCCCAGTCTTACGCCGATGCAGCAGCAGATAATTGTCATTCCGTTGCAAATAGACTGTGGAATGATGACCAACCCCCGTCGACCATGAAGTGGATTCCGAGTGCGGATTGCGCCATTTGCTTGGACAAATACCGCGTCACTGTTGACGTGTGCGGTCTACCGTGCGGTCACCAGTTTCATCATAATTGTATTATGGTCTGGCTGCAGCGAGACAATCATCATTGTCCGATTTGCAGATGGCCGGCTTATCAAAACAAACACCTTTCTATTTGA